Part of the Salvia splendens isolate huo1 unplaced genomic scaffold, SspV2 ctg80, whole genome shotgun sequence genome, GAATTCAACCCTCTGAAATCTCAAATATCCCCAATTTCTCTTCCTAGGTTTTTACCTCCAGCTGATTGCACTACAAATCTAAAGTCGAATCACTTCCATCGAAATGGTAACCTGTCACATGACCTAATTTACAATCAGCTTCTGTCAATTCAGTTTTTCCACCCAATTGTTGATCTCGTGGTGTAATTTCGAGATTCATTGGCTCGATGTTGCAGGCTGATGGAGCTGGCAGTTTGGAGGCGAAAATTGAGTCGCTTCTCAATCTGGAGAAGCAGATGAGGCAAGTTGGCGACGTCGCCGGCACACGGAAGGCCGCCACCGATATTCTGCAGCTATGCTACGAAGCCGGCGCTTGGCAGACACTCAACGAGCAGATTCTGCTCATTTCCAAGCGCCGTGGACAGTTGAAACAGGTTCCCTTATTTTTTACACAttttaattttccttttttgttccTAAATTTATTTGGTTTGAGCTAAGATGCAATCATAAAAATGTCCTTCTTTGTTCATTTTGTGgacttatattttgtgtttagcATTTAGTAATAAGAAATTGAAAACAGTTGCTTGCGTGTGAGAGTTTTATCAGCCCTTTTGAACTCGTAGATGACTTGATAAGTGATGTTTCTGGGAGTTTTTTTGCTGTCTGAAGTTTGTTCTGTTTGGCTTATGCAGGCTGTACAAGCCATGGTTCAACAAGCAATGCAATATATTGACCAGACTCCAGATATTGATACTAAAATTGAGCTTATTAAGACACTAAACAGTGTGTCGGCTGGGAAGGTGATTCATGTCCAGATATCCATTCAAATTTATCTCTATTTTGAGGACTTGGATGTCTAATGTGTTCCGTAATTTGCTGACAGATTTACGTTGAGATAGAGAGAGCTCGCCTCATTAAGAAACTTGCTAAGATAAAGGAAGAACAAAGACATATAGCTGAGGCTGCAGATTTAATGCAAGAAGTTGCGGTGAGTTGTTTTCTCTTATGCACTAGGTTTTGTTAACTTCTTCAGCAGTTCTCTAACAGATTTATGTGGCAGGTAGAAACATTTGGAGCCATggcaaaaactgaaaaaatagCTTTCATACTTGAGCAAGTAAGttattttttttcgtttttctcCATCTATGGTGGGTGTTCTTTCTCTATTTGGTATTTGGCTGATGGTGAAGGGTTTCTTTCTTTTGCATTCCATAGGTTCGTTTATGTTTGGACCGCCAAGACTATGTTCGTGCTCAAATACTCTCAAGAAAGATAAGTCCTAGAGTTTTTGAGGCTGACCcatcaaaagaaaagaaaaaaacaaaagaaggtGAAAGCATTGTTGAAGAGGCTCCTGCTGATATCCCATCTCTGTTGGAGTTGAAGCGGATCTACTACCAGTTAATGATTAGGTATCCACCATTTCTTCTTT contains:
- the LOC121791387 gene encoding 26S proteasome non-ATPase regulatory subunit 12 homolog A-like — its product is MADGAGSLEAKIESLLNLEKQMRQVGDVAGTRKAATDILQLCYEAGAWQTLNEQILLISKRRGQLKQAVQAMVQQAMQYIDQTPDIDTKIELIKTLNSVSAGKIYVEIERARLIKKLAKIKEEQRHIAEAADLMQEVAVETFGAMAKTEKIAFILEQVRLCLDRQDYVRAQILSRKISPRVFEADPSKEKKKTKEGESIVEEAPADIPSLLELKRIYYQLMIRYYSHNNDYLEICRCYKSIYDIPSVKEDSAQWIPVLRKICWYLVLSPHDPMQSSLLNSTLEDKNLSEIPHFRLLLKQLVTMEVIQWTTLWGTFENEFANEKDMLGGSLGEKAAEDLKLRVIEHNILVVSKYYSRITLKRLADLLCLTVQETEKHLSDMVVSKALVAKIDRPPGLICFQAAKDSNDILNLWSSNLEKLLDLVEKSCHQIHKETMVHKAALSLKS